In Carassius gibelio isolate Cgi1373 ecotype wild population from Czech Republic chromosome B2, carGib1.2-hapl.c, whole genome shotgun sequence, a single genomic region encodes these proteins:
- the LOC127950367 gene encoding protein FAM110B: MPTETLQADSKPAGQGGAFASAVPLRILNKGPDYFRRQTEPNPKRLSAVERLEADKAKYVKSQEVINAKQEPIKPQVLAKPPVCPVPVKRSGGVGSGLKASNNNAKSDTCATTTKRENLNLEILKNILNSSSSSEGPAKGTSHKVGAFSWAPHRSSELSEPGSRSFADTLKVPPSTQGRHSPQGGNLNLSRRLLEERSCEVDGERSPLHASHSSSDIRRMCNGKPLRVAHSSSSSAPPLPPKPSAKALAACDNAPCTSERETLSSTATELELGSSVARRPSLHRSKSDLSDRYARAGADVERFFNYCGLDPEELESVGVESFARANSDIVSLNFRSASMISSDCEQSRHSNDDLTDEEDDAGERVPYGISAVERNARVIKWLYSIKQARESQKVSHV; the protein is encoded by the coding sequence ATGCCCACCGAGACGCTACAGGCAGATAGCAAGCCCGCCGGTCAAGGCGGGGCCTTTGCCTCTGCTGTCCCACTCCGCATCCTCAACAAGGGGCCTGACTACTTCCGCCGGCAGACCGAACCTAATCCAAAGCGGTTGAGCGCCGTGGAGCGGCTCGAGGCCGACAAAGCCAAGTACGTGAAGAGCCAGGAGGTCATCAATGCTAAGCAGGAACCCATCAAGCCACAGGTTCTTGCCAAGCCCCCCGTCTGCCCGGTTCCCGTCAAGAGAAGTGGCGGTGTGGGATCTGGCTTGAAAGCCTCCAACAACAACGCCAAGTCGGACACTTGTGCTACCACCACCAAACGGGAGAATCTCAACTTGGAGATCCTGAAGAACATCTTGAACAGCTCTTCCTCATCCGAGGGGCCTGCCAAGGGGACTTCACACAAAGTCGGGGCTTTTAGCTGGGCGCCGCATCGCTCGTCCGAGCTGTCGGAACCTGGAAGTCGCTCCTTTGCTGACACGCTCAAGGTACCACCTTCCACACAAGGTCGACACAGTCCACAGGGAGGCAACTTAAACCTGAGTCGCAGGCTGCTGGAGGAGAGGTCGTGCGAAGTCGATGGCGAGCGCTCGCCACTGCATGCCTCCCACAGCTCCTCAGACATTCGCCGCATGTGCAATGGTAAGCCACTGAGAGTGGCTCACAGTAGCAGCTCTTCCGCACCACCGCTGCCGCCCAAGCCTAGCGCCAAGGCCTTGGCTGCATGTGACAATGCTCCCTGCACCTCTGAAAGAGAGACACTATCTAGCACTGCTACAGAGCTGGAGTTGGGCAGTTCTGTGGCCCGCAGGCCCTCTCTGCACCGCTCCAAGTCAGACCTGAGTGACCGCTATGCTCGGGCCGGTGCAGACGTGGAGCGCTTCTTCAACTATTGTGGGCTGGATCCCGAGGAGCTGGAGAGCGTAGGTGTTGAAAGCTTCGCCCGAGCGAACTCTGACATCGTGTCACTCAACTTCCGTAGTGCCAGCATGATCAGCTCAGACTGTGAGCAGTCACGTCATAGCAATGACGACCTGACCGATGAAGAAGACGATGCTGGGGAGCGTGTTCCCTATGGTATTTCCGCCGTTGAGCGTAACGCCCGGGTCATTAAGTGGCTCTACAGCATCAAGCAAGCACGGGAGTCTCAGAAAGTCTCCCATGTCTAA